The following coding sequences lie in one Chelonia mydas isolate rCheMyd1 chromosome 6, rCheMyd1.pri.v2, whole genome shotgun sequence genomic window:
- the LTO1 gene encoding protein LTO1 homolog: MAAAASASDMFDAIVMAEERFHGEGYQEGYAEGSHAGVIEGSRYGALHGAKIGSEIGYYLGFALTWQRLLHRSAEEKPSKKKIKALESLIGMIQKYPFEDPIYDKLHEDLEKIRGKFKQVCSLLNIQSDFRINPERSALTF, from the exons ATGGCGGCGGCTGCCAGCGCTTCGGATATGTTCGACGCTATCGTGATGGCGGAGGAGAG ATTTCATGGTGAAGGGTATCAAGAAGGTTATGCTGAAGGAAGTCATGCTGGCGTTATTGAGGGAAGCAGGTATGGAGCACTACATGGTGCCAAGATTGGGTCTGAG ATTGGATACTATCTTGGGTTTGCGTTGACATGGCAGCGTTTGCTTCACAGATCTGCAGAGGAAAAGCCCAG taaaaaaaaaataaaggctctGGAATCATTAATAGGAATGATTCAGAAATACCCTTTTGAAGACCCCATTTATGACAAACTTCACGAAGATCTGGAAAAAATCAGAGGAAAATTTAAACAG GTTTGCTCATTGCTAAATATTCAGTCTGATTTTAGAATCAATCCTGAAAGATCTGCGCTTACTTTTTGA